The sequence TGCTTACGAGGCGCGACCGAGTTGCAAGATTTTGACCGCGACCTCCTCGGCAACAGGCATCACGGAGAGGCGGTTGCCGCGCCGGACGAGGAGCAGTTCGTCGGGACTGAAGGTAGCTTTGAGTGTGGCGATCGGGATATAGGTGGCAAAAGTTTCGAGATATTCGACGGTAGCAGTGCGCCAGCGCGGGTCCTCGGGTGTGGATTTGGCGTCGTAATAATGACTGTCTGGGTCGAATTGTGTCGGATCGACAACGCGGGCTTCAACGACGCGGACCAGCCCGGCGACGCCCGGTGGCTTGGTATTGGAGTGATAGAAAAACGCCAAGTCTCCCGGTTCCATCTCACACAGGAAGTTTCGCGCCTGGTAGTTGCGGACGCCATCCCAGATCGAGCGCCTCTCGCGTTCCATGTCCTTGATGCCATAGGTGCCCGGTTCCGACTTCAGCAACCAATATTTCACCTGAGCCCGCTCCTCTCGCGATCGCTACTGCTTGCAGGTCCTCGATTGGTTAGTCGGGCGGCCTGCAGTGCTGTCAATAACTCTAACGGCAATTGCAACTGGTTGAGCGTGGGACCGTCCTTAATGGGTCCGTGGTAGTCGCTGCCGCCAGTCGCGACCAGATTGTAGGTGCGAGCCAGCTGTGCGAGCATCGCGTGTTGAGTCGGCGTGTGGGTCGGGTGATAGATTTCGATGCCGCGCAGACCGGCTGCTACCAACTCGGGGAGTATCTCCGACGGCTCGCCCCCCCGGAATAGAAATGGATGCGCCCACACGGGCACCGCACCGCAGTCGCGGAGCAAGCGGATGCCTTCTACCGCAGAGAACTTTTCGTAGCTGACATAAGCCGGCCCGCCATCGGACAACCAGCGGTCGAATGCTTCGCGCTCGGTTCGAGCGTGACCGGCTGCCACAAGAGCTCGAGCAATGTGCGGTCGCCCTGGCGCGATACCCGCTCCAATTTGCGGCAGCACGATCGGGTAGCCTAGCTTGGCAAGTTTATCGGCCATCTGTCGAGCGCGACGCCTGCGACCCTCGAAGCGATCGCGCAGCGGCGGTTCTAAGAGATCGCGCTGGGGATAAAACCCCAAAACATGCAGGGAGCGACCGTGCCACACCGTACTGAGTTCGATTCCGGGGACGATGGTGAGTCCGAACCTGCGGGCCGCAGCGATTGCCTCATCCCAGCCGCCGAGGGTGTCGTGGTCGGTGATGGCTAGAGCGCGGACGCCTGCCGCCGCCGCCGCTTCCACCAGTTCGGTTGGTGCGAGCGTGCCGTCCGAAAATGTCGTGTGACAGTGTAGCTCTAGCATGATTGACGGGCTCGCAAAAAGATGGCTACGCCATTATCTTATAAGCTGCTTCCCACCAGATAGTTTACGAGCTCGGGGGTTGAAGACGGGCGCGGTCTGAAGGAACCTCCTGCCGGGCGCGACCGTGCTTGGGTGGGGCCGGCGTTGCTCGCACGCGATCTCGGGACGTAAAATCGAACGAAGCTCGCCAGCGCAATGCACGAACCCCCAGGACTGGAAGCTGGAGTTACGAGATGGAATTGACAACGACCTTAGAAGGACAACGCGTCGAGAATCGCGTGCGGGCGATCGGCATCAACCCCAACCACTGGTATGCCGTTGCCCGATCCGAAGATCTCAAGCCCGGCTGCACGCTACCTGTAACCGTTTGGCAACAGGCGATTGCGCTCTTCCGCGATACAACCGGCACCGTTCGCGCGCTCGAAGATGCCTGCCCGCACAAGGGCATTGCCTTGCACAAAGGCGACGTGTGCGGAACGCGGCTGGTGTGTCCCTACCACGGCTGGGAGTTTGAGGGCGACACCGGTCGGTGCGCGCGCATTCCTTACTTACCCGCAACCCAGAAGCTGCCCCCTGCCTGCGCCCGCAGCTTTCCCGTACGGGAGCAATATGGCGCGGTCTGGTTGTTTCCTGGAGACCCGGAGCTGGCTCGCGATCGCGCGCTACCCGTCATGACCGAGTTCGGCAACGACGAGTGGCTGTGCGTGCCCTTGGCTGCAAAGTTTGCCGCCCATTTCTCGATGTGCAACGAGAACACGATGGACGTGTTCCACGGCTATTTGCATCGAGGTCTGCAAGGTTGGTTCGATCCGCGACTGAGCAGCCTGCACGCAACTGACGATACCATCCGCGCCACCTACGACGTGTCCTATCGCGGTCGGCTGGCAACGTGGTTGGGTCTGAGCGATCGCGCCGATCGGGTGACGACCCTGCCGGTGTCAATCGAGTACCGCTACCCGCACTACGAAACCCACTTGGAGGGCGTGTCTGCGTTGTATTTGTTTCGCCTGCCAGTACATCCGACCGAAAGTCATTCGTTTGCGTACTTTTTCTTCCGGGTCCCGCTACCCCGATGGTTGTTGCGCGGGCTGCGATCGCCCCTCAGGGTGCTATTGCGGCGCTTCATATTGCGGCGTTTCCTCGCCCAAGATATCGAAATGGTGGAAAACGAACAGCGTACTTACCTCACCAATCCGCAGCGGCGCTATGTGGAAATCAACCCGGCAATCATTGCGCTGCAGCGCTTGCTCGTGCGCCAGTATTGCCAATACGAGCGCGATCGGCACGAGGATCGCGGAAAAGTGGATGCGGCGGGCACATGCCAAGACGATACCAGTCTGGATAGCAGTCCGCGGAGAGATCGGTCGACGGTTTAGGCTTTCAAAGCGGAGTTTTGGGGTAGATTTGCAATGGGAACTTGCGGCATGCTTTGCAACGCCGAGCTGCAGTCCAAAGCAACACGCGATTGTGGTGGGAAGTGGGACATGAGTCGTCCGATCGGAATCGATCTGTTTGCCGGTGCGGGCGGTCTCAGCCTCGGCTTCGAACAAGCAGGATTTGATGTTGTAGCGGCGGTAGAACTCGATCCGGTGCACGCAGCAGTCCATCACTACAACTTTCCCAACTGCGCGATGCTGCCCAAATCTGCTGCCAGTCTTTCGGGTGCAGAGATTCGGGGGGCGGCAGGCATCGGGTCGCGAGCGGTCGATGTGGTGTTTGGTGGCGCGCCCTGCCAGGGGTTTTCGTTGATGGGCAGGCGCTCGCTGGATGACCCGCGCAACGCGCTGGTGAGAGAGTTCGTGCGGCTCGTGGCCGAACTTGACGCCCGTTATTTCGTCTTCGAGAACGTGAAGGGGTTAGCAACCGGACAGCAGCGGCAATTCCTCGAAGAAGTCATCGATGCTTTTACTGCCCTCGGCTATTTAATCCGATTGCCGTGGCAGATCCTGAACGCCGTCCATTTTGGGGTGCCGCAACAGCGAGAGCGTCTGATTTTGATGGGAGCGAAGCGCGACTGTCCGCTGCCGGAGTATCCAAAGGCGATCGCGCGACCGGCTGGCAAATCCCCAGCACTCGCTGCCGGCTCGCTGCCGCCGGGTCCGTCCTGCCGCGAAGCGATCGGCGATTTGCCGGATGCAGATAAATTTGCTCGGCTAGCGGCAACCGACTCGACACCAGTATCTGCCTGGGATGCCGGAGACTTGAGCGCTTACGCGCGAGAAATGCGATGCGTCGAGGCGGCAGGGTGGCACTATGGCTATCGTCGTCACTGGAATTCGATGGTGCTGACGGCAAGCGCGCGCACGACCCACACGGCAATCTCGCGCCGCCGCTTTGCTGCCGCTGACTCCGGTCGTATCGAGCCAATTTCGCGATTTTTCAAGCTCGCCCCCGATGGGGTCAGCAATACGCTGCGAGCTGGAACCGACTCGGCACGCGGGGCCTTTACCAGTCCGCGCCCGATCCACTACGCGCGTTCGCGGTGCGTAACGGTGCGGGAGATGGCGCGGTTGCATGGGTTTCCAGATTGGTTCCGTCCTCACGCAACGAAGTGGCACGGTGCGCGACAGATCGGCAACGCCGTGCCGCCGCCGCTGGCTCGTGCAATTGCTGGGGAGATCGGTCGGGCACTGGGCGCGACGCCGACACTGCCGCGACGTATTGTGGCATTAGGCGAGCCGCGCTTGGTCAACTTCGACATGTCCCAAGCCGCGCGGTTTTGGGGCGTTCCGATCGCGATCGCCAAGCGCACTAGCAAAAGCGGCGTCCGCAAACGCAAGCAATCCGATGTTGAAGCAGCGCGTCTGTTAGCCCGCGACAATCGATCTGGGATCGCCGACTAGCGTTTGCTCGAGCCCTGGGCTCTCTCAAGCGAGGTTATTTTGGGGAGGTCGATTTGGTGACGTACTCACCCTGATGACATTCACCAAGCTTACATTGAGCGGGGGCGGTAGTAATGGCGTTCGCGTCTTCAGTTGGAGCCGCGAAGTGAGCGTTCTCGATTCACTCAAGAATTGGTAGGGGTGTTGTTGAAAGCCAAGTGTAAATGTGTTCACAGCTTGCGGAACTCTTCAGCCTCAGCTGCAAACGCTGCTTGTAAAGCCGGTGCGGATGCTTGCGGAATGAGCACTGCATCGAAATCCCGATCTTGACTGAGATATGCGGCGTAAGCAGGGTTCAGGTAAGCGCGATACTCCTCGTTACCGGCCACAAACACTTGGGCAAAGGCGGCTTGAAAGGGTTCAGCATAGTAGTCGCGTAGGTCCTCGCTCGGCAGCGTCAATCCGATCACTGAAGTGACCGCGAAATAACTGCCGCCATCTAAGTCGGGTATAGGAACATGGCTGTCTCCTTCTATCAACAGTAGGAAACTTTCTGGCGCGTTTGCCAACCAGGGGAAGGAGCGCGCTTGTTCGAAGACGAATGGTGTAGACAGATCGTAGCTGCCAGCCCCCACCATTACCGGTACGGTCACGTTTGCCAGTCCGTTGGGTCCAAAGATGCTGGCATTAACTGGATTAGCAAGAAAGACTGAACCAACGCGATCGTCTTTGAGATTTGGCAACGGTTGTTCGAGTTTGAGGGCCCGACACTGTAATAACAAAGCCGTATTAAAGCGGCCGGGTCCTGTGGGGGTGCAGTCGCGCTCTAAATGTTCGAAATCGAGGGTCGCCCCGGCTGTGGCGAGAGCGGTGTAGCCGCCGAAGGAATGCCCCATGGATCCGACGTTGGTCAAGTTCAGTCGTCCGCCAAATTCGGCTTCGTTGCGCCGTTCTAGTTCGTTGAGGGTGTAGCTGATGTCTAAGGGGCGATCGATAAACTCATTGCGGTGGAAAATTTGACGGCTTGTCCCATCGATTAGGGCAGCCGCTTGGAGTTCGTCGCTGCCTGGATGTTGGGGCATAACGACTAAAAAACCCTGAGACGCCAACAACTCCCCTAGCTCGCTAAAGCTCTCGGGCTCGTCCGTCAGTCCGTGGGAAAACACGACCACGGGAATTTCGCCCGTCTCCTGGGATTGTGGACGGTAAACATCCACATAAAAGCTGCGATCGCGACTGGGATCTTCCAAATCCCAGCGATCGCGCACGACGGTGGCCGAACCGGGAGTGGCCGGGTTCGGCAGCTGCGCGAAATCTACTGCTGGATAACCTTCGGCCTCCTCCAGCCCAATAGCTTTGGTTACTGCTACCAACCGCTCGGTTGCCCCCACCAAATACTCTGCTTGTTTGGCACGCCACAAAGCCTTTTCCAGGTTGATTTGCATATTCACGGGTAGCTGCTCGAAAAAGCCCAGCACCGTGAGCCCTCCGGGCTCATTCGCTGCCTCGATCATGGCTGCTCGTAGTGCGGGCTTACCATTAATGCCACCCTGAATTTCAATGGTGTTTCCCAATACGGTCAGAAGGCGATCGCCTTCATCGGTGTTCAACAGTCGGGAGAGCAGCAGCGGATCGATCTCCACCGGCTCGACTAGCGTTCTCTGAAACTTGGCTTTCTCTTCCTCAGTTGGCTTTACGACCCGCAAGAAATCCCTAATATTTGCGTTCGTCGTCCCGTCAGCCGCAAAGGCAGCGAGCGATTCCACGCGTAAGGTCAGCGCAGCAACGCTGTAGAAGAACCTAATTTCCTCGGCAGCGATCGCGGGAGCAGGCGCGATCGCTGCAGCTAGAAAACTCCCCAATGCAAGAATGCTATGCAGCCTTTGCCCCCATCGACGCTCGGTTGTCGGCACGGTCATTCTTGGGGGATTCAAGCCAGACCTAGGGCCATGACTTGTTAGATAAGCACGGACGTATTCAAATAGAGAGTGACTCACGGGTTTGCTTACTCCTCAGCGGTTATCCCTTTGCACCTAGGTCAGTCATACTGCAGTTATAGAGACTGACGAGAACTATTTAAGCAGCGAAAAACCAACATGACTATGGTATTCGATCGCATTCGATCGGTTGCGATTTCGGCAATCTATCCGCTCGGATCGCCTCCGGAGTCCGAACGTAAAACGATGTAAAAAGGTGAATAAGTTGTACAAAGCCGATTTAGTGAAGCCCAGCCCAGGTGCTGCAATTTGTTTGGGTTCTTTGGTCTGGCAAGGGCCGATCGGATTGAGGAAAGGCAAGCAATCGTGAATATCGTGCTGTTGGGCAATCCCGGAGCCGGCAAAAATGCGCTAGTGATTCGCTCGATCGCCGACCGGCAAATCGCAGGCCGGTCGCTCGATGAAATTCTTGAGATGAAGGAACGACCTGCAAGCCACTCGCAGAGAGCATCGCTCTGCTCGAAGCCTTACTCCCCCAAAAAGCAAGCTGGATTATTGAAGTCTGCAAAAGCGATCTGGTTGCAGCCACCCTACCGCATAGCGATCGACTTTGCTTCTTAAATCTGGGTATCGAAACATGCGTTTTGCACTGCCGCCACCGCCTCTAGGAACCCGAAAAATTCAACTCTCCAGACATAAGCGATCGCCATTCAACGACCTCGCGAACAGGGTAAAAGCCGATACATCTCGCACCGACGAACTCGCTTGAAACGTGACTGGGAGTTGTTCGAGCCTTTCCTGGCAAAACGCGAGTAAGTCAGCCTCGACGACTAGGTTGGCGAGTAAGCCCAACCTCGGAATGCGCTCCTAAGACCGTACTTGAGCCCCATGGCTGCGCGGGTCGGCATTACCTGCAGGCGGCGCTTCGAATCCCGGCGTGTCTAACTCGCTCGTCCGGCCGCGGCGAACACTCGGCAGTGCTTCCCCCACCACCAGCGCTT comes from Rubidibacter lacunae KORDI 51-2 and encodes:
- a CDS encoding PHP domain-containing protein — protein: MLELHCHTTFSDGTLAPTELVEAAAAAGVRALAITDHDTLGGWDEAIAAARRFGLTIVPGIELSTVWHGRSLHVLGFYPQRDLLEPPLRDRFEGRRRRARQMADKLAKLGYPIVLPQIGAGIAPGRPHIARALVAAGHARTEREAFDRWLSDGGPAYVSYEKFSAVEGIRLLRDCGAVPVWAHPFLFRGGEPSEILPELVAAGLRGIEIYHPTHTPTQHAMLAQLARTYNLVATGGSDYHGPIKDGPTLNQLQLPLELLTALQAARLTNRGPASSSDRERSGLR
- a CDS encoding EVE domain-containing protein, giving the protein MKYWLLKSEPGTYGIKDMERERRSIWDGVRNYQARNFLCEMEPGDLAFFYHSNTKPPGVAGLVRVVEARVVDPTQFDPDSHYYDAKSTPEDPRWRTATVEYLETFATYIPIATLKATFSPDELLLVRRGNRLSVMPVAEEVAVKILQLGRAS
- a CDS encoding alpha/beta hydrolase, producing the protein MTVPTTERRWGQRLHSILALGSFLAAAIAPAPAIAAEEIRFFYSVAALTLRVESLAAFAADGTTNANIRDFLRVVKPTEEEKAKFQRTLVEPVEIDPLLLSRLLNTDEGDRLLTVLGNTIEIQGGINGKPALRAAMIEAANEPGGLTVLGFFEQLPVNMQINLEKALWRAKQAEYLVGATERLVAVTKAIGLEEAEGYPAVDFAQLPNPATPGSATVVRDRWDLEDPSRDRSFYVDVYRPQSQETGEIPVVVFSHGLTDEPESFSELGELLASQGFLVVMPQHPGSDELQAAALIDGTSRQIFHRNEFIDRPLDISYTLNELERRNEAEFGGRLNLTNVGSMGHSFGGYTALATAGATLDFEHLERDCTPTGPGRFNTALLLQCRALKLEQPLPNLKDDRVGSVFLANPVNASIFGPNGLANVTVPVMVGAGSYDLSTPFVFEQARSFPWLANAPESFLLLIEGDSHVPIPDLDGGSYFAVTSVIGLTLPSEDLRDYYAEPFQAAFAQVFVAGNEEYRAYLNPAYAAYLSQDRDFDAVLIPQASAPALQAAFAAEAEEFRKL
- a CDS encoding aromatic ring-hydroxylating dioxygenase subunit alpha gives rise to the protein MELTTTLEGQRVENRVRAIGINPNHWYAVARSEDLKPGCTLPVTVWQQAIALFRDTTGTVRALEDACPHKGIALHKGDVCGTRLVCPYHGWEFEGDTGRCARIPYLPATQKLPPACARSFPVREQYGAVWLFPGDPELARDRALPVMTEFGNDEWLCVPLAAKFAAHFSMCNENTMDVFHGYLHRGLQGWFDPRLSSLHATDDTIRATYDVSYRGRLATWLGLSDRADRVTTLPVSIEYRYPHYETHLEGVSALYLFRLPVHPTESHSFAYFFFRVPLPRWLLRGLRSPLRVLLRRFILRRFLAQDIEMVENEQRTYLTNPQRRYVEINPAIIALQRLLVRQYCQYERDRHEDRGKVDAAGTCQDDTSLDSSPRRDRSTV
- a CDS encoding DNA cytosine methyltransferase → MSRPIGIDLFAGAGGLSLGFEQAGFDVVAAVELDPVHAAVHHYNFPNCAMLPKSAASLSGAEIRGAAGIGSRAVDVVFGGAPCQGFSLMGRRSLDDPRNALVREFVRLVAELDARYFVFENVKGLATGQQRQFLEEVIDAFTALGYLIRLPWQILNAVHFGVPQQRERLILMGAKRDCPLPEYPKAIARPAGKSPALAAGSLPPGPSCREAIGDLPDADKFARLAATDSTPVSAWDAGDLSAYAREMRCVEAAGWHYGYRRHWNSMVLTASARTTHTAISRRRFAAADSGRIEPISRFFKLAPDGVSNTLRAGTDSARGAFTSPRPIHYARSRCVTVREMARLHGFPDWFRPHATKWHGARQIGNAVPPPLARAIAGEIGRALGATPTLPRRIVALGEPRLVNFDMSQAARFWGVPIAIAKRTSKSGVRKRKQSDVEAARLLARDNRSGIAD